The following coding sequences lie in one Arachis ipaensis cultivar K30076 chromosome B03, Araip1.1, whole genome shotgun sequence genomic window:
- the LOC107632502 gene encoding serine/threonine-protein phosphatase 7 long form homolog has protein sequence MRLDDRYVPYLQMAGLYHLARLNDRWFRLDEALVSAFVERWRPETHTFHMSFGECTITLQDVAYQLGLPVDGRYVSGCLSEFHIYIDGGRPPWVWFQELLGVIPPPSQVQKYAVNCSWFQETFGECPEDADDDTVRRYVRAYIMMLLGTQLFADKSGNRIHIRWLPYVARLEELGTYSWGSAALAWLYRCMCRVANRHVVKLAGPLQLLQSWIFWRFPQFRPAGYETFSWPLASRYYTGPILFQYDLENCVYVNTLLHNVNTDISICNSCVWCRWAGYNPSGSEKGPRVRSWRLRIDRLQSREFIWMPYSSPDVLQVLHPEVLEPRHMAVWRSVTALIYFAVIEWHQIDRVLPQFGGVQAPPRPALNIDFLMSKDGRGGDRWFPSSMPKWHAYWDARHDSVLRFEIVADPGPSHQFLQWWSHAS, from the exons atgcgtCTTGATGACAGATACGTTCCATACTTGCAGATGGCAGGGCTATACCATCTTGCACGGCTGAACGACCGGTGGTTCCGGCTAGACGAGGCGCTCGTCAGTGCATTCGTTGAGAGATGGCGTCCCGAGACGCACACTTTTCATATgtcgttcggagagtgcacgatcacactccaggacgtggcataccagctgGGTTTGCCAGTCGATGGCCGTTACGTGAGCGGGTGCTTGTCAGAGTTCCATATATACATCGATGGAGGCCGTCCACCCTGGGTCTGGTTCCAGGAGTTGCTAGGAGTTATACCTCCTCCCAGTCAGGTTCAGAAGTACGCAGTGAACTGCAGCTGGTTTCAGGAGACCTTTGGTGAGTGCCCTGAGGATGCAGATGATGACACTGTTCGCCGATATGTccgtgcgtacatcatgatgttgcTAGGCACGCAGTTGTTTGCGGACAAGTCTGGCAACCGGATTCACATTAGATGGCTTCCATATGTAGCGAGGCTGGAGGAGCTGGGTACGTACAGCTGGGGTTCGGCAGCACTGGcctggttgtaccggtgcatgtgcagAGTGGCAAACAGACATGTTGTGAAGTTAGCGGGCCCGCTCCAGCTACTGCAGTCTTGGATCTTTTGGCGGTTTCCTCAGTTTAGGCCTGCAGGATATGAGACGTTCAGCTGGCCGTTGGCGTCGAGGTACTATACTGGGCCTATTCTTTTTCAATATGACTTAGAGAATTGCGTGTATGTTAATACTCTATTGCATAATGTAAACACAGATATTAGTATATGTAACTCATGTGTATGGTGCAGATGGGCAGGTTACAACCCTTCCGGTAGCGAGAAGGGTCCGAGAGTGCGGTCGTGGAGGCTTAGGATAGACCGGTTACAGTCCAGGGAG TTTATATGGATGCCGTACAGTAGCCCCGACGTACTTCAGGTGTTGCACCCGGAGGTTTTGGAGCCTCGGCACATGGCGGTGTGGCGCAGTGTGACCGCGCTGATCTACTTTGCtgtcatagagtggcatcagatagaTCGTGTTCTTCCTCAGTTTGGAGGGGTACAGGCCCCTCCGCGTCCCGCCttgaacatcgactttctgatgtccAAGGACGGGAGAGGCGGCGATCGATGGTTCCCCTCTTCCATGCCGAAGTGGCATGCATACTGGGACGCTCGTCATGACAGTGTATTGAGGTTCGAGATTGTTGCCGACCCTGGACCGTCTCATCAGTTCCTTCAGTGGTGGAGCCACGCTTCCTAG
- the LOC107632503 gene encoding uncharacterized protein LOC107632503 — protein sequence MASEEESFAVLVHHKGSIKRKTRSQFSQHLVKCIEANLKTARCFTVTLYDRDNSEFTVAETTPTGTFSLGTYRVSLASRTCDCGYFQALHFPCQHALACCAYARVSWNSYVHSVYQISSVFNVYRMGFTPPIPEGFWPPYDGPTVIPDPNRRRAREGRPRSTRIRTNMDDADPNRPKRCGLCRQPGHTRRRCPQVVGSSQTGRN from the coding sequence atggctagtgaggaggagAGTTTTGCTGTTTTGGTACACCACAAAGGATCCATCAAGAGGAAAACTCGGTCGCAGTTCAGTCAGCATTTGGTGAAGTGTattgaggccaacttgaagacggccaggtgcttcacggtgacgtTGTATGACCGTgataactccgagttcaccgtaGCGGAGACCACTCCGACTGGTACTTTCTCATTGGGTACTTACCGAGTATCGCTTGCCTCCCGGACATGTGACTGTGGGTACTTTCAGGCGCTTCATTTCCCGTGTCAGCACGCACTTGCATGCTGTGCCTACGCACGTGTGAGCTGGAACTCCTATGTTCATAGCGTCTATCAGATTAGCTCGGTGTTCAATGTCTATCGGATGGGATTCACACCTCCAATCCCGGAGGGCTTCTGGCCACCCTACGATGGGCCCACGGTGATTCCGGACCCAAACAGAAGGCGTGCGAGAGAGGGTAGGCCTAGATCCACAAGGATACGGACGAATATGGATGACGCAGATCCAAACAGGCCAAAACGGTGTGGCCTTTGTCGCCAACCCGGACACACTAGACGTAGATGCCCACAGGTAGTAGGATCGTCTCAGACAGGGCGAAATTAG